A window of the Archocentrus centrarchus isolate MPI-CPG fArcCen1 chromosome 17, fArcCen1, whole genome shotgun sequence genome harbors these coding sequences:
- the LOC115796483 gene encoding zinc finger SWIM domain-containing protein 5-like translates to MAEGRREQPPHPLLSVPPASKRPCLRPAPRGPGPGPGHGSGLPSSRYRSPESLLDCAAKAVAEKWAFERVEERFERIPEPVQRRIVYWSFPRNEKEICMYSSFQCRVAGEEGPSAAPGGAGGAGSGATTTGGGGGSTAGTTATVGAAGAVGTGDGLPFRRGIRLLETGCVENVLQVGHTSAEMQFPDKSWK, encoded by the coding sequence ATGGCGGAAGGACGCAGAGAACAGCCGCCTCATCCTCTCCTCTCGGTACCACCGGCCAGCAAGCGACCCTGCCTTCGCCCTGCACCCCGAGGTCCCGGGCCGGGGCCCGGCCACGGCAGCGGGTTACCCAGCTCCCGGTATCGTTCTCCCGAGTCCCTTCTGGACTGCGCTGCTAAAGCAGTAGCGGAAAAGTGGGCCTTCGAAAGAGTAGAGGAGCGCTTCGAGCGGATCCCGGAGCCCGTCCAGCGCCGCATCGTCTACTGGTCTTTTCCCCGCAACGAAAAGGAGATATGCATGTACTCTTCGTTTCAGTGCCGAGTCGCCGGGGAGGAAGGTCCGTCTGCGGCTCCCGGTGGGGCTGGGGGTGCTGGTTCCGGAGCTACAACCACTGGTGGCGGTGGAGGATCTACCGCCGGTACAACAGCTACCGTTGGGGCAGCCGGGGCAGTGGGGACGGGAGACGGACTGCCTTTCCGTCGGGGTATCAGACTGCTAGAAACCGGCTGTGTGGAAAACGTTTTACAAGTCG